A region of the Nodularia sp. LEGE 06071 genome:
TATCAAGCTCTTCTAAGGCTCGCATGGTATTTGGTCGCCGTTCTGCCCAATCTTTCATCATCCGGAAATACCGAGCGGTATCTTCTACCATGATGTATGTCCGCTCTTGATCGTCTGCTGGCGCATAAAAAGGACGGGTAAGAGCGTAGAAGGGCATTCCCCAAGGAGAATCAATCCGCGTTACTGTACCAGAGTAGAGTAGCCGACGCTTGATATGCTCTGCTAGAGCTTCGCTCAGAGGCATTTGATGCTCAGGTGGCAATACTTCTTGCGATCGCTTGTGCAGAAATTCAATCAAATCTAGAAACTCAAAAGATGTGGTCAATTGAGCATCAGGCAGGTTACTGGGGAGTTTCTGCTCGATTTGTCTTTTTTCTTCACTGGTCAAATTTGTCCCAGGAACACGGGATCTTCCTGGTTGCCAAGGAAACTTTTCCATCCAGACATATGGCAACTGAATCAGATAGCGGGGTTCTTGAGAACCTAGCATCTTCAACAATTTGCCTTCTGTCAGCGCCTGTCTGAC
Encoded here:
- the hetR gene encoding heterocyst differentiation master regulator HetR, translating into MSNDIDLIKRLSPSAMDQIMLYLAFSAMRTSGHRHGAFLDAAATAAKCAIYMTYLEQGQNLRMTGHLHHLEPKRVKIIVEEVRQALTEGKLLKMLGSQEPRYLIQLPYVWMEKFPWQPGRSRVPGTNLTSEEKRQIEQKLPSNLPDAQLTTSFEFLDLIEFLHKRSQEVLPPEHQMPLSEALAEHIKRRLLYSGTVTRIDSPWGMPFYALTRPFYAPADDQERTYIMVEDTARYFRMMKDWAERRPNTMRALEELDIPAEKWEQAMEELDEIIRSWADRYHQTGGIPMILQMVFGRKED